A DNA window from Terriglobia bacterium contains the following coding sequences:
- a CDS encoding sulfite exporter TauE/SafE family protein produces the protein MLARLSEAFLLGLSMGPACLGYCSPVFLPLVASEKHSGWRGSARTVGLFLLGRLAGYSLIGIAVGILGTLLLHSISATIYGAIRIFMGVVLILFGFMTDAAGLKWCPVQGRISNSRLFSLTLGLLTGLNLCPPFGAAIAGAATSPSIPSALFYFWAFFAGTAVYFAPLALISPLTRMEAFRQIARICLFLAGIWLVLEGILMSLGTNRP, from the coding sequence ATGCTGGCCCGACTCTCCGAAGCGTTTCTCTTGGGATTATCCATGGGGCCGGCTTGCCTGGGATACTGCTCACCGGTTTTTCTTCCGTTGGTCGCCTCTGAAAAACACTCCGGCTGGCGTGGTAGTGCTCGGACCGTGGGATTGTTTTTGCTGGGCCGGCTTGCGGGGTACAGCCTCATCGGTATTGCCGTCGGAATCCTGGGAACCTTGCTGCTTCACAGCATCAGCGCCACGATTTATGGCGCCATACGGATTTTCATGGGTGTGGTGCTGATCCTTTTCGGATTCATGACGGATGCCGCCGGCCTGAAGTGGTGCCCGGTGCAGGGAAGAATCAGCAACTCGCGTCTTTTTTCCCTGACGCTGGGATTGCTTACCGGGCTGAATCTGTGCCCTCCCTTTGGCGCTGCGATTGCCGGGGCGGCCACAAGCCCATCCATACCGAGCGCCCTCTTTTACTTCTGGGCGTTCTTCGCAGGCACGGCGGTTTATTTTGCCCCTCTTGCGCTTATCAGCCCGCTTACCAGGATGGAGGCCTTCCGCCAGATCGCGCGCATCTGTCTTTTCCTGGCCGGCATCTGGCTGGTTCTGGAAGGCATCCTCATGAGTCTCGGTACAAACCGGCCATAA
- a CDS encoding DUF4926 domain-containing protein — protein MEELQLLETVVATVDIPEDGIRAGDVGTVVDVYTQLSLAYEVEFVTADGSPRAQVTLAPDQIRRLTPLDVLTTRQLPAVG, from the coding sequence GTGGAAGAACTTCAGTTACTCGAAACGGTAGTGGCCACGGTGGACATCCCCGAGGATGGAATTCGCGCCGGCGACGTGGGCACGGTTGTTGACGTGTACACGCAGCTCTCTCTGGCTTACGAGGTCGAGTTCGTCACCGCGGACGGATCGCCGCGCGCACAAGTCACACTCGCGCCCGACCAGATCCGGCGTCTGACACCGTTGGATGTGCTCACTACGAGGCAGCTTCCTGCAGTCGGCTGA
- a CDS encoding 4Fe-4S binding protein, producing MERRQAAVLHSAPNIVAGLVTAIGYNPLRIEGHFSMASSGTPMDLYYRKGLPAASVVTLLFLLFASFFAFARGSFTDLRSSILNGGTLAFFCVILFLILYTGHIHRWRRIFFAAYAVAFAISFVWMTAGDRGHMWLLDREALYSQAPMCHIVVPMLILPLLFKKEIIFPTSFAGAGTMILLVAAIGLVFGRAFCSWGCFFGGQDELFAWLARTRRWKIRALKPTVRYFSFGLLAFIILHSFATMSPTYCFWLCPFKTSSEFIEVNSFIRVIQTFMFVSLWVLLAVFLPLISKKRIQCGLFCPMGAFLSCTSKINLFALKIDTGICKECNRCIEACPTFSLTRDSLTKGEPSIGCSKCGACIESCPEGAIGYSTRGVPFVSKGQLAAQSAARPGFWRRLGRELWDPDIVFIFGIFAVGTVMASNYFVDSVSRLLKFSLGI from the coding sequence ATGGAGCGGCGGCAGGCCGCCGTGCTCCATAGCGCGCCGAACATTGTTGCAGGTTTAGTCACCGCAATAGGCTATAATCCCCTCCGCATTGAAGGGCATTTCAGCATGGCTTCGTCCGGCACCCCGATGGACCTGTATTATCGCAAGGGCCTCCCGGCCGCATCGGTAGTCACTTTGCTGTTCCTCCTGTTCGCTTCCTTTTTCGCTTTTGCACGAGGCAGCTTCACGGATCTCAGGAGCTCGATTCTCAACGGCGGCACGCTGGCCTTCTTCTGTGTCATCCTGTTCCTGATCCTTTACACGGGACATATCCATCGCTGGCGCCGCATATTTTTCGCCGCCTACGCCGTTGCCTTCGCCATTTCATTCGTGTGGATGACTGCCGGCGACCGCGGGCACATGTGGCTGCTCGATCGCGAGGCCCTCTATTCGCAGGCCCCCATGTGCCACATTGTGGTTCCCATGCTCATCCTTCCTCTCCTGTTCAAGAAGGAAATCATCTTTCCGACCTCCTTTGCGGGCGCAGGGACCATGATACTGCTGGTCGCCGCCATCGGCCTCGTTTTCGGCCGCGCTTTCTGCTCCTGGGGCTGCTTTTTCGGAGGGCAGGATGAGCTGTTTGCCTGGCTGGCGCGCACGAGAAGGTGGAAGATCAGGGCGCTCAAACCGACGGTGCGATACTTCTCCTTCGGCCTGCTGGCCTTCATCATATTGCACTCCTTCGCGACCATGAGCCCGACCTACTGCTTCTGGCTTTGCCCCTTCAAAACCAGCAGCGAGTTCATCGAAGTGAATTCTTTTATCCGGGTGATTCAGACTTTCATGTTCGTGAGCCTGTGGGTTCTGCTAGCCGTGTTTCTGCCCCTGATCTCCAAAAAGAGAATTCAATGCGGCCTGTTCTGTCCGATGGGCGCCTTCCTGAGCTGCACCAGCAAGATCAATCTCTTCGCGCTCAAGATCGATACCGGCATCTGCAAGGAGTGCAATCGTTGCATCGAGGCGTGTCCCACGTTCTCGCTGACGAGAGATTCGCTCACCAAGGGAGAGCCCTCAATCGGCTGCAGCAAATGCGGCGCCTGCATCGAGAGTTGTCCAGAGGGCGCGATCGGTTACAGCACGCGCGGCGTTCCTTTTGTCTCTAAGGGGCAGTTAGCGGCGCAATCGGCTGCCCGGCCGGGCTTCTGGAGGAGACTGGGGAGAGAGTTATGGGATCCAGACATTGTATTCATTTTCGGGATCTTCGCAGTGGGGACGGTCATGGCATCCAATTACTTTGTCGATTCCGTGTCGCGGTTGCTTAAGTTTTCCCTGGGGATCTGA
- a CDS encoding TonB family protein, with protein MQWKCVYSQMTLIGLVASVFGIVFSCAPPLQAAGTADTQGCLQARAATGQFLGLCPLVHTDVKGEISGILSRVTVRQSFLNSFKDPIEAIYTFPLPHEAAVDDMVIHVGARTIRGIIKRREEAKAVYEQARAQGKLAALLDQERPNIFNQQVANILPGQNVEVTISYVEMLKYENGGYSFVFPMVVGPRYIPGIPIGREGGGWSADTDKVRDASRITPPVAPKGIRAGHDISIEVSIESGVPFTNLRSTQHEIAVLRHDSHSALVQLADRAVIPNKDFILSYDVAGQSMQDGLVTYRTGADGYFMLILQPPRSVAPEQVVPKELVFVLDTSGSMQGFPIEKAKETMKMALDGLYPQDTFNLITFSGDTRILFPQPVPATPANLARARALLDSSSGSGGTEMMRAIHAALEPSDEQGHVRIVCFMTDGLVGNDMQIISEVQKHPNARVFAFGIGTSPNRFLLDKMAEEGRGAVEYVTLAGDATAAARRFHERVRNPLLTDITIAWSGLPVTDVYPQRIPDLFSAEPVVLCGRYAHGGNVFVRLRGKDGSGDVIRDLRVPLPDIEAQHDVLAKLWARRRINALLAQDFAGMQSGSPHPDVREAIIELGLQHHLMTQFTSFVAVEDRVISEGGKTKKVVVPVEMPEGVSYQGVFGTDTPGSGFSPRAYPAVAGVSGIAGGVAGGVVGGIVGGVSGSAAGGILPAAAPPPTFPKPLKVQPLRVGGNVQETNVIRRVEPVYPEAAKRAHVSGMVVLEAKVDEQGNVSEARVIQGHPLLNEAAIQAVKQWKYSLTLLNGQAVPVIATATVVFQLGDKSKLDTPVAMLVARLKAGGLPEAGERQFVRDGKAEVDLTVAAGSDQLKARLRALSFEVISWPEAGNLVTGRIAVERLESLANIESVLFIAPHYRRDAKTPGL; from the coding sequence ATGCAGTGGAAGTGTGTCTACTCGCAGATGACTTTGATCGGCCTCGTCGCCTCAGTTTTTGGAATCGTGTTCAGCTGCGCGCCTCCGCTGCAGGCGGCCGGGACCGCCGACACGCAGGGATGCCTGCAGGCGCGCGCGGCAACAGGTCAATTCCTGGGGCTGTGCCCTCTCGTTCACACCGATGTCAAGGGAGAAATCAGCGGCATCCTGTCACGGGTCACCGTCCGCCAGAGTTTCCTGAACTCATTCAAAGATCCTATTGAAGCGATATACACTTTTCCCCTTCCCCACGAGGCAGCCGTCGATGACATGGTGATTCATGTCGGCGCACGGACGATCCGAGGGATCATCAAGCGCAGGGAGGAAGCCAAGGCGGTGTATGAACAGGCACGCGCGCAAGGGAAACTGGCGGCGCTGCTGGATCAGGAGCGTCCGAACATTTTCAACCAGCAAGTGGCCAACATCCTGCCGGGACAAAATGTCGAAGTCACCATCAGCTATGTCGAGATGCTGAAGTATGAGAACGGCGGCTACAGTTTTGTCTTTCCCATGGTCGTGGGCCCTCGCTATATACCCGGCATTCCGATAGGAAGGGAGGGCGGAGGCTGGTCCGCGGACACCGACAAGGTTCGCGACGCATCGCGCATCACGCCGCCCGTTGCGCCCAAGGGGATCCGCGCCGGCCACGACATCTCGATCGAGGTCAGCATCGAGTCGGGCGTCCCCTTCACCAACTTGCGCTCAACGCAACACGAGATTGCCGTGCTCCGGCATGACAGTCACAGCGCCCTGGTGCAGTTGGCCGACCGGGCGGTGATCCCGAACAAAGACTTCATCCTCTCCTATGACGTTGCGGGCCAGTCGATGCAGGACGGGCTGGTGACGTACAGGACGGGCGCGGATGGCTACTTCATGCTCATTCTGCAACCTCCGCGGAGCGTGGCCCCTGAACAAGTCGTGCCCAAAGAGCTGGTCTTCGTCCTCGACACCTCCGGCTCGATGCAGGGCTTCCCCATCGAGAAGGCGAAGGAGACCATGAAGATGGCGCTGGATGGGCTCTATCCCCAGGACACCTTCAACCTGATCACTTTTTCGGGTGACACGCGCATTCTCTTTCCCCAGCCCGTACCGGCGACACCGGCCAACCTGGCCCGGGCCCGGGCGCTGCTGGACTCGAGCAGCGGCAGCGGAGGCACCGAGATGATGCGAGCCATCCATGCGGCGCTGGAGCCATCGGATGAGCAAGGCCACGTGCGCATCGTTTGCTTCATGACAGATGGGCTGGTGGGCAACGACATGCAGATCATCTCGGAGGTGCAGAAACATCCGAATGCGCGCGTATTTGCTTTCGGGATCGGCACCTCGCCGAACCGGTTCCTGCTCGACAAGATGGCGGAGGAAGGCAGGGGCGCGGTCGAGTACGTCACGCTGGCAGGCGATGCCACGGCAGCCGCGCGGCGCTTTCATGAGCGCGTCCGCAATCCTTTGCTGACCGATATCACGATCGCGTGGAGCGGCCTGCCCGTGACGGACGTCTATCCGCAGCGGATTCCGGACCTCTTCAGTGCTGAGCCGGTGGTCCTTTGCGGACGTTACGCGCACGGCGGGAATGTCTTCGTGCGACTGCGCGGCAAGGACGGCAGCGGAGATGTCATCCGGGATCTCCGGGTGCCGCTGCCGGACATTGAGGCGCAGCACGATGTGCTGGCCAAGTTGTGGGCGCGCAGGCGCATCAATGCCCTCTTGGCGCAGGATTTCGCCGGCATGCAGAGTGGCAGCCCGCACCCGGATGTCCGTGAGGCGATCATCGAACTCGGATTGCAGCACCACCTGATGACTCAGTTCACCTCATTCGTGGCGGTCGAAGACCGTGTCATCTCGGAAGGAGGCAAGACGAAAAAAGTCGTGGTGCCCGTCGAGATGCCGGAAGGGGTCAGTTACCAGGGAGTATTCGGTACCGACACTCCCGGGAGTGGCTTCAGCCCCAGGGCATATCCGGCGGTTGCCGGCGTTTCGGGAATCGCAGGTGGAGTGGCAGGTGGAGTTGTGGGAGGAATAGTGGGTGGGGTGTCCGGCAGCGCTGCCGGAGGAATCCTGCCAGCGGCCGCCCCGCCTCCGACCTTTCCAAAGCCGCTCAAGGTTCAGCCGCTGCGGGTCGGAGGAAATGTCCAGGAAACAAATGTCATTCGCAGAGTGGAACCGGTCTACCCCGAGGCTGCCAAGAGGGCTCACGTGTCCGGCATGGTGGTGTTGGAGGCCAAAGTGGATGAACAAGGGAATGTCTCCGAGGCACGCGTAATCCAGGGGCACCCGCTTCTGAACGAAGCAGCCATCCAGGCAGTAAAGCAATGGAAGTATTCTCTCACGCTCTTGAACGGACAAGCCGTCCCGGTTATCGCGACTGCCACGGTGGTATTCCAGTTGGGAGACAAGTCAAAGCTGGATACACCGGTCGCGATGCTGGTCGCGCGCCTCAAGGCCGGAGGACTTCCCGAAGCCGGGGAGAGACAATTCGTCCGTGACGGAAAGGCAGAAGTCGATCTGACCGTCGCTGCCGGGTCCGATCAGCTGAAGGCTCGGCTGCGCGCCCTCAGCTTCGAGGTGATCTCCTGGCCGGAGGCAGGCAACCTCGTCACCGGACGGATTGCCGTCGAAAGGCTGGAATCGCTGGCGAATATTGAATCTGTCCTTTTCATTGCGCCTCATTACCGCCGGGACGCAAAGACGCCGGGACTCTAA
- a CDS encoding BON domain-containing protein, whose amino-acid sequence MLVVIGLTVALPARGSDRNHPKATSVGLEREVRHQLVMLPYFSVFDDLEFEIRDDNTVVLSGEVTRPTLRSDAVNTVRKLAGVERVVDHIEVLPPSPMDDRIRVALYRAIFSNDQLDRYALRAVPPIHIIVKNGRVTLVGIVATEADKDVAGIIANRMPGIFSVTNDLTVEKRGGTS is encoded by the coding sequence ATGCTGGTGGTCATTGGACTCACTGTTGCTCTGCCGGCGCGCGGTTCCGACCGGAATCATCCGAAAGCGACGAGCGTTGGCTTGGAGCGGGAGGTGAGGCATCAACTGGTGATGCTCCCCTATTTCAGCGTATTCGATGATCTGGAGTTTGAAATCAGGGACGACAATACGGTTGTTCTGTCCGGCGAGGTGACGCGTCCGACTTTGAGGAGCGACGCCGTAAACACTGTGCGCAAGCTGGCCGGTGTGGAAAGGGTCGTGGACCACATCGAGGTTCTGCCTCCCTCCCCAATGGATGACAGGATCCGCGTTGCCTTGTATCGTGCCATTTTCTCCAACGATCAGCTGGATCGATACGCGCTTCGGGCGGTGCCGCCGATCCATATTATCGTGAAAAATGGCCGGGTCACTCTGGTCGGGATCGTGGCGACAGAGGCGGACAAGGATGTCGCCGGGATAATCGCCAATCGGATGCCCGGCATTTTCAGCGTCACCAACGATTTGACCGTTGAAAAGAGAGGAGGGACGTCGTAG
- a CDS encoding nitroreductase family protein, protein MNPVIEVIKSRRSIRSYETKAIPKDILGTIIDAANRAPSGMNTQPWRFVVVEDPGFKKKLLETAIPNSKKYLEDNVKPVNPQRYELILRRYAELADPIYYGAPAMVFVIGAGPNAADACPMACQNMMLVAKSLGLGSCWVKFGSLVTDNPEIVKGLELKADEKIYGPILLGYAKESPKSPVKKDPVIKWI, encoded by the coding sequence ATGAATCCAGTGATAGAAGTCATCAAGAGCCGCAGGTCCATCAGATCGTACGAGACCAAAGCAATACCCAAGGATATTCTGGGCACAATCATCGACGCCGCCAACCGGGCACCTTCCGGGATGAACACTCAGCCGTGGCGCTTTGTGGTGGTGGAGGATCCGGGTTTCAAGAAGAAGCTGCTCGAGACTGCAATTCCCAATTCCAAGAAGTATCTCGAGGACAACGTCAAGCCGGTCAACCCCCAGCGTTATGAGCTGATCCTCAGACGATATGCCGAGCTGGCGGATCCCATCTATTACGGTGCTCCGGCGATGGTTTTTGTGATCGGCGCCGGTCCGAATGCCGCGGATGCATGCCCCATGGCCTGCCAGAACATGATGCTCGTGGCGAAGTCGCTGGGCCTCGGAAGTTGCTGGGTCAAGTTCGGTTCCCTGGTCACCGACAATCCGGAGATCGTGAAGGGACTTGAACTCAAAGCAGACGAGAAGATCTACGGCCCCATCCTTCTCGGCTATGCCAAGGAATCGCCAAAATCTCCGGTGAAAAAGGATCCTGTGATCAAGTGGATCTAG